One part of the Aspergillus luchuensis IFO 4308 DNA, chromosome 5, nearly complete sequence genome encodes these proteins:
- a CDS encoding DUF2406 domain-containing protein (COG:S;~EggNog:ENOG410Q1DT;~InterPro:IPR018809;~PFAM:PF10295): protein MSAAAPAPPVNPDRPETGHSAGKSSLSSKSDPNQALRGEEAVYSVGSSGFSLRSMQHRDREGKIITEPDLSNPTRYRFERPLDTIRSFEAAIERRRREAM, encoded by the exons atgtctgctgctgctcctgctccccCAGTCAACCCTGACCGGCCCGAGACCGGTCACTCGGCTGGCAAGAGTTCCTTGTCCAGCAAGTCGGACCCGAACCAGGCGTTGAGAGGTGAAGAGGCTG TGTACAGCGTTGGATCGAGTGGATTCTCTCTACGCTCAATGCAGCATCGCGACCGCGAGGGCAAAATCATCA CTGAACCCGACTTGTCCAACCCTACCCGTTACCGATTCGAGCGGCCGCTGGACACTATTCGATCGTTCGAGGCAGCCATCGAGCGACGTCGTCGTGAGGCCATGTAA
- the GAS1_2 gene encoding glycoside hydrolase family 72 protein (CAZy:CBM43;~CAZy:GH72;~COG:S;~EggNog:ENOG410PFK7;~InterPro:IPR012946,IPR017853,IPR004886;~PFAM:PF07983,PF03198;~TransMembrane:1 (n3-13c21/22o421-441i)): MNLLAAAGIYVISDLSNPTQSIDRSDPAWETSLYTRYTNVIDELIQYNNTLGFFAGNEVSNDVATTDASAFVKAAVRDTKAYIKSQGYRSIGVGYATNDDSDIRDNISDHFNCGSEDESIDFWGYNIYSWCGESSYTKSGFDKRTEEFRNYSVPVFFSEYGCNEVQPRKFTEIKTLFGEKMNDVWSGGIVYMYFQTDNDYGLVSAIDSTSVSKLADFTYYSSQMASATPTGTNKASYTPTNTALESCPAVSSDSWLATSSPLPPTPNDQLCTCMDNASGCVVKHSVSSSDYADLFSTVCGMTSCDGILHNGTTGKYGAYSMCGAKEQLNFVLDKYWTEQGKKANACGFGGSATTTSTVKATGTCSALMKEAGTEGTGTVTSKPSATAAASGSVSGTAGVSAVGSAGSASSGRGSVMMVSVGTWQVGVYIVTGVVAGLGMVLL; the protein is encoded by the exons ATGAACCTGctcgccgccgccggcatCTACGTGATCTCGGacctctccaacccaacccaatccaTCGACCGTTCCGACCCGGCCTGGGAAACCAGCCTCTACACGCGCTACACGAACGTCATCGACGAGCTCATCCAATACAACAACaccttgggcttcttcgctGGCAACGAAGTCTCCAATGACGTCGCCACCACGGATGCCAGCGCCTTTGTCAAAGCCGCCGTCCGGGATACGAAAGCTTACATCAAGAGCCAGGGATACCGGTCCATTGGTGTTGGGTATGCGACTAACGATGACTCCGACATTCGGGACAATATATCAGACCACTTCAACTGTGGGAGTGAGGACGAGAGTATTGATTTCTGGGGGTATAACATCTACTCCTGGTGTGGAGAGTCGAGTTATACCAAGTCCGGCTTTGATAAGCGGACGGAAGAGTTTAGGAATTATTCCGTGCCGGTGTTCTTCTCCGAGTATGGATGTAATGAGGTCCAGCCGAGGAAGTTCACGGAGATTAAGACGCTGtttggggagaagatgaatgaTGTTTGGTCCGGTGGTATTGTGTATATGTATTTCCAGACGGATAATGATTACG GCCTCGTCTCCGCCATCGACAGCACCAGCGTCTCCAAACTCGCCGACTTCACCTACTACTCCTCCCAAATGGCCAGCGCCACACCCACCGGCACAAACAAAGCATCCTACacccccaccaacaccgcccTAGAATCCTGCCCAGCTGTATCCTCTGACTCCTGGCTCGcgacctcctccccactccCACCTACCCCCAACGACCAACTCTGCACCTGCATGGACAACGCCTCCGGATGCGTGGTCAAACACTCCGTCTCATCCAGCGACTACGCTGACCTATTCAGCACTGTGTGCGGAATGACCTCCTGCGATGGCATCTTGCATAACGGTACCACGGGTAAGTATGGTGCGTATAGCATGTGCGGTGCAAAGGAGCAGTTGAATTTCGTTCTCGACAAGTATTGGACGGAGCagggaaagaaggcgaaTGCGTGTGGGTTCGGGGGGTCTGCGACCACGACTAGTACTGTCAAGGCGACGGGGACATGTAGTGCGTTGATGAAGGAGGCTGGGACGGAGGGGACGGGGACGGTTACGAGTAAGCCATCGGCGACAGCGGCGGCGAGTGGGAGTGTGAGTGGAACGGCGGGTGTGAGTGCTGTTGGGTCGGCAGGGAGTGCGAGCTCGGGAAGGGGAAGTGTGATGATGGTTAGTGTTGGGACGTGGCAGGTGGGTGTGTATATTGTTACGGGTGTTGTGgcggggttggggatggtgttgcTGTAG
- a CDS encoding gamma-glutamylcyclotransferase family protein (COG:S;~EggNog:ENOG410PY1Y;~InterPro:IPR036568,IPR009288;~PFAM:PF06094): MMMMSSLRDGRDWFIDYEGASDGTGTVALDMAAPEMKNWYNATGFFANVTWDPYYEASPSIDTLQDLDVSSTKSVALWVVSKVLGGGDVKGTTHIIGLTIARILDLPEDPHLRKAEVTGYAIAKWGDYPALINGSEGQVVSGSAYLVKSEEEAEKLARYETNAYEVVDCLVFFKDGEQPDEAEGKVFVYAGDAQALLERRFDRVLWERQMGGRVGL, encoded by the exons atgatgatgatgagtagtCTTCGCGACGGCCGGGATTGGTTTATCGACTATGAGGGCGCATCGGACGGGACTGGTACCGTGGCGCTGGACATGGCAGCACCTGAAATGAAAAACTGGTATAATGCAACGGGGTTCTTTGCGAATGTTACTTGGGATCCGTACTATGAGGCGAGCCCGTCTATCGACACTCTGCAGGATTTGGATGTGTCGTCTACCAAGAGTGTTGCTTTGTGGGTTGTTTCAAAAGTACTAGGGGGCGGCGACGTGAAGGGTACAACGCATATCATTGGCCTTACCA TTGCACGAATCCTCGATCTACCCGAGGACCCACACCTCCGCAAAGCAGAAGTAACAGGCTACGCCATTGCGAAATGGGGCGATTATCCTGCCCTTATTAATGGGAGCGAAGGACAAGTGGTATCGGGGTCTGCTTACCTAGTCAAgtccgaggaagaggcggagaAACTAGCACGTTATGAGACGAATGCGTATGAAGTTGTGGACTGTttggtcttcttcaaggATGGGGAGCAGCCGGACGAAGCTGAGGGGAAGGTGTTTGTGTATGCGGGGGATGCGCAGGCGCTACTTGAGAGGCGGTTTGATAGGGTGCTTTGGGAGAGGCAGATGGGTGGGAGGGTAGGGTTATGA
- a CDS encoding FAD-dependent oxidoreductase (CAZy:AA7;~COG:S;~EggNog:ENOG410QEF8;~InterPro:IPR006094,IPR036318,IPR016166,IPR012951;~PFAM:PF08031,PF01565;~SECRETED:SignalP(1-19);~go_function: GO:0016491 - oxidoreductase activity [Evidence IEA];~go_function: GO:0050660 - flavin adenine dinucleotide binding [Evidence IEA];~go_function: GO:0071949 - FAD binding [Evidence IEA];~go_process: GO:0055114 - oxidation-reduction process [Evidence IEA]), protein MLAPSLWTSLLALTASASASAISSNSSNCRCFPGDACWPSQSEWAQFNKTVEGRLIKTIPLGKPCHSPYYNASVCASLKEQWTEPELHYTSSSSVMAPWFANGSCDPFHPIDKPCTMGNYIDYAVNVSTPAHISATLRFADTHNIRLVIRNTAHDYNGKSTGAGGLGVWTHNLKSRTLISNYTDSHYTGAAVRLGAGVQGFEAYEFADAHGYQIVGGECSSVGIAGGYSQGGGHSALSSRYGLAADQVLAWDVVTGTGELVTATRDNEYKDLYWALSGGGGGTYGVVVAMTSKLHTSTPTSGLSLTFTNSNITQDTFFEAVTLYHTLLPSIVDAGVMSVWYFTNTSFYISPLTGPGVPVATLRSLVAPFEAGLTKLGINYTLEAKMFDTYLEEFNTMEAEIAVGKAQYGGWLIPREVVVQNTTALTDAYRQIVSDGATFIGVGLNVNRSIAGDVDNAVLPAWREALIDTTLTTPWEWDARAEMIVEQDKMTYDYIPLLEALAPNSGAYMNEGNFQQPNWKKAFYGVNYDRLLQVKNKYDPNGLFYALKAVGSDAWTQLEDGRLCRA, encoded by the exons ATGTTGGCACCATCCCTCTGGACTAGCTTGTTGGCCCTCACGGCCTCAGCCTCGGCTTCGGCCATTAGCAGCAACTCTTCCAACTGCCGCTGCTTCCCTGGAGATGCCTGCTGGCCCTCCCAGAGCGAATGGGCTCAGTTCAACAAAACTGTTGAGGGTCGCCTCATCAAGACCATTCCCTTGGGCAAGCCATGCCACTCTCCCTACTACAATGCCTCAGTCTGTGCCTCACTGAAGGAACAATGGACGGAGCCTGAGCTTCA CTACACCTCTAGCAGCTCCGTCATGGCCCCATGGTTCGCCAATGGCAGCTGTGACCCCTTCCACCCGATTGACAAGCCCTGCACGATGGGCAACTACATCGACTACGCCGTAAACGTCTCCACTCCTGCGCATATCTCGGCGACCCTCCGCTTTGCCGACACCCACAATATCCGGCTGGTGATCCGCAACACCGCCCACGACTACAATGGCAAGTCCACTGGTGCAGGTGGTCTGGGCGTGTGGACACACAACCTGAAGTCCAGGACGCTTATCAGTAACTACACGGACTCGCACTACACTGGCGCTGCAGTGCGGCTGGGCGCAGGTGTGCAGGGATTTGAGGCATACGAGTTCGCTGATGCTCACGGCTACCAGATCGTAGGCGGAGAGTGCTCCTCAGTGGGTATTGCTGGTGGATACTCTCAGGGTGGTGGGCACTCTGCGCTCTCGTCGCGCTACGGACTGGCAGCTGACCAGGTCCTCGCCTGGGATGTTGTTACCGGTACTGGCGAGCTTGTGACTGCTACCCGTGATAATGAGTACAAGGATCTTTACTGGGCACTcagtggtggcggcggtggtaCTTATGGTGTTGTCGTGGCTATGACCTCCAAGCTTCACACTTCTACCCCTACTTCCGGTCTGAGCCTGACCttcaccaactccaacaTCACTCAGGATACCTTCTTCGAGGCTGTCACTCTGTACCACACTCTTCTTCCTAGCATTGTTGACGCTGGCGTCATGAGTGTTTGGTACTTCACCAACACCTCCTTCTACATTTCTCCTCTCACTGGACCGGGTGTCCCTGTTGCCACCCTCCGCTCGTTGGTGGCACCCTTCGAAGCCGGACTCACCAAGCTGGGTATCAACTACACTCTTGAAGCCAAGATGTTTGATACTTATCTCGAGGAGTTCAACACTATGGAGGCCGAGATCGCCGTCGGCAAGGCCCAGTatggtggttggttgatCCCCCGCGAGGTTGTGGTGCAGAACACCACGGCCTTGACGGACGCGTACCGCCAGATTGTGTCTGACGGAGCCACCTTTATCGGAGTCGGCTTGAATGTCAACCGCTCTATTGCCGGCGACGTTGACAACGCTGTCTTACCCGCCTGGCGTGAGGCCCTCATTGATACTACTCTGACGACTCCTTGGGAGTGGGATGCCCGTGCCGAGATGATTGTCGAGCAGGACAAGATGACTTACGACTACATCCCTCTGCTCGAGGCTCTGGCTCCTAACTCTGGAGCGTACATGAACGAGGGCAACTTCCAGCAGCCTAACTGGAAGAAGGCCTTCTATGGCGTCAACTATGACCGCTTGTTGCAGGTCAAGAACAAGTATGATCCCAACGGACTGTTCTATGCTCTTAAGGCGGTCGGCTCGGATGCTTGGACCCAGTTGGAGGATGGTCGGTTGTGCCGCGCCTAG
- a CDS encoding uncharacterized protein (COG:S;~EggNog:ENOG410PP1S;~TransMembrane:7 (o16-40i52-75o95-118i130-153o173-197i209-232o252-276i)) produces the protein MGWVHNLAHPDAHSHVARVIAICLTFSISAVIALLLRFYIRLHSKRALWLDDYSAACSAVLGLAYAGIAVAQTRYGLGLDAASFPDANVVMFSKIQYAGGPTYILAILCFKVSLLTSYLRIGGFVATYRWSIIGVVIAVVCNQVIFTFLLTLACNPVAKQWDASLPGTCIDTVASYYALAGTSLGFDIVIIALPLPVLWSLQLRQAQKIALMALFALGFFITIIQIIRIFTIKHLKTYTDSQPIVLWSQVEISLGVIIACVPTYGPYFHAFASTLTSSYNTRRQRRQHASQSQTMDAGRSYALSGVRRTQRNQSRMLPSETDDQAEILELGEASAGRNRPWDNSVAVTTTIGHGDGDSSGGERSSLGSGRGRGSGEGKDGEGPLQIQRVVEVEVRVD, from the exons ATGGGTTGGGTCCATAATCTTGCCCACCCGGATGCCCACAGCCATGTGGCGCGAGTGATCGCGATCTGCTTGACATTCAGCATCAGTGCGGTGATCGCCCTTTTGCTACGGTTTTATATCCGCTTGCATTCGAAACGTGCCCTTTGGCTAGACGACTACTCGGCGGCATGCAGTGCAGTGTTGGGATTGGCTTACGCGGGGATTGCAGTGGCCC AAACACGGTATGGTTTAGGACTGGATGCAGCTTCGTTCCCAGATGCGAACGTGGTGATGTTCAGTAAG ATCCAATACGCCGGCGGCCCCACGTATATCCTCGCTATCCTCTGCTTCAAGGTCTCGCTCCTGACTTCTTATCTGCGGATCGGAGGTTTCGTGGCCACCTATCGATGGAGTATCATTGGCGTGGTGATAGCAGTGGTGTGCAACCAGGTTATTTTCACTTTTCTGTTAACACTGGCGTGCAATCCA GTCGCAAAGCAATGGGACGCGAGTCTTCCAGGAACATGCATTGACACGGTTGCTTCATATTATG CATTGGCCG GAACAAGCCTGGGCTTCGACATAGTCATTATTGCCCTGCCCCTCCCAGTCCTATGGTCCTTACAACTCCGACAAGCGCAAAAG ATCGCTCTCATGGCCCTCTTCGCCCTAGGATTCTTCATTACCATCATCCAAATCATCCgtatcttcaccatcaagcATCTGAAAACCTACACAGACAGCCAACCGATCGTCTTATGGTCGCAAGTGGAAATAAGCCTGGGA GTGATAATCGCATGCGTCCCCACCTACGGCCCTTACTTCCACGCCTTCGCCTCGACCCTCACCTCAAGCTACAACACCCGCCGCCAACGACGCCAACACGCCTCGCAAAGCCAGACCATGGATGCTGGCCGCTCGTACGCGTTGAGTGGGGTTCGTCGTACGCAGCGCAACCAGAGTCGCATGTTACCTTCTGAGACGGATGATCAGGCTGAAATACTGGAGTTGGGGGAGGCCAGTGCTGGAAGAAACAGGCCGTGGGATAATTCCGTCGCGGTGACTACGACAATCGGACACGGTGATGGAGATAGTAGTGGCGGAGAGAGGAGTTCGTTGGGAAGTGGCagggggagaggaagtggagaagggaaggatggggaggggccGTTGCAGATTCAGAGGgtcgtggaggtggaggttaGGGTTGATTAG
- a CDS encoding uncharacterized protein (COG:S;~EggNog:ENOG410Q2V2;~InterPro:IPR029058;~SECRETED:SignalP(1-23)) produces the protein MLSSKTAAFAGLMAFNALSGVAATYNYAVADPYGLPEPVMIDFDDDGVVGGLYRPNTTSPLSRIGVYVMHAEQDYLNFSACHELPRRGFTTFCANNDASKSGYMTDINFEDMMTNVGQGMSYLRNLTEIDKVVIFGHSGGGAMMTAYQNIAENGVKACNGPERIYPCSDAMADLPAADGLILIDANYGLSTMALLSLNPAIVDEHSGAKIDQSLNLYNPANGFSESGANYTQSFKKAFEKGVVARNNRILKHAESRLAAINNGSGIFSDDEPFYIVDSMYVGFNNKFFAQDTRWIHHTTHPWPLLHRNGSITTQIVPSVRVPANFESFADNFEGGALKTTIKRYLSTLAIRVTDDFEYKVDGFEGIVWNSSQTAPLGNIGGVTVPLLNMGNTGHYEYLNAEKLHLAAGSKDAEIAFVEGAQHTIVTCTECETYPGEYGNTLYTAYNYMAEWLSKEGRFL, from the coding sequence ATGCTTTCTTCCAAGACCGCGGCCTTTGCGGGCCTCATGGCTTTTAACGCTCTTTCTGGAGTTGCTGCCACCTACAACTATGCTGTTGCCGATCCCTATGGTCTTCCTGAACCCGTTATGATtgactttgatgatgatggagttgTCGGTGGCCTCTACCGACCCAATACCACGAGCCCTCTGTCCCGTATCGGTGTCTACGTGATGCACGCTGAGCAGGATTACCTGAACTTCTCAGCCTGCCACGAGCTCCCCCGCCGCGGCTTTACTACCTTCTGCGCAAACAATGATGCCAGCAAGAGCGGCTACATGACCGACATCAACTTCGAAGATATGATGACCAACGTCGGCCAGGGCATGAGCTACTTGCGCAACCTGACTGAGATCGACAAGGTTGTCATCTTCGGCCACAGTGGTGGCGGCGCCATGATGACTGCCTACCAAAACATCGCTGAGAACGGTGTCAAGGCTTGCAATGGTCCCGAACGTATCTACCCCTGCTCCGACGCCATGGCCGACCTCCCTGCAGCCGACGGCCTTATTCTCATTGACGCCAACTACGGActctccaccatggctcTTCTGAGTCTCAATCCCGCCATCGTTGACGAGCACTCCGGTGCCAAGATCGATCAGTCACTAAACCTTTACAACCCCGCGAATGGCTTCTCCGAGTCGGGCGCCAACTACACCCAGTCCTTCAAGAAAGCCTTCGAGAAGGGTGTCGTTGCTCGCAACAACCGTATCCTGAAGCACGCCGAGTCTCGCCTGGCCGCTATCAACAACGGCAGCGGCATCTTCAGTGACGACGAGCCCTTCTACATCGTCGACTCCATGTACGTCGGCTTCAACAACAAGTTCTTCGCCCAGGACACCCGCTGGatccaccacaccacccacccctggcctcttcttcaccgCAACGGATCAATCACCACGCAGATTGTTCCCTCCGTTCGTGTACCCGCTAACTTCGAGAGCTTTGCCGACAACTTCGAGGGTGGCGCCCTCAAGACCACCATCAAACGTTACCTCTCCACTCTGGCTATTCGCGTCACCGACGACTTCGAGTACAAGGTGGATGGTTTCGAGGGTATTGTCTGGAACTCTAGTCAAACTGCTCCGCTCGGCAACATCGGCGGTGTTACCGTGCCTTTGCTGAACATGGGCAACACCGGCCACTACGAGTACCTGAACGCCGAGAAGCTCCACCTTGCCGCTGGTAGCAAGGATGCTGAGATTGCCTTCGTCGAGGGTGCTCAGCACACTATTGTCACTTGCACTGAGTGTGAAACGTACCCCGGAGAGTATGGTAACACTCTTTACACTGCTTACAACTACATGGCGGAGTGGTTGAGCAAGGAGGGTCGCTTCTTGTAA
- the PME1 gene encoding pectinesterase 1 (CAZy:CE8;~COG:G;~EggNog:ENOG410PJNK;~InterPro:IPR012334,IPR018040,IPR000070,IPR033131, IPR011050;~PFAM:PF01095;~TransMembrane:1 (i31-52o);~antiSMASH:Cluster_5.14;~go_function: GO:0030599 - pectinesterase activity [Evidence IEA];~go_process: GO:0042545 - cell wall modification [Evidence IEA]), which produces MACGSYKNEVSQRSLVPPSAAKLKSPISRSLTAIMVKSILASVLFAATALAASRMTAPSGAIVVAKSGGDYDTISAAVDALSTTSTETQTIFIEEGSYDEQVYIPALSGKLIVYGQTEDTTTYTSNLVNITHAIALADVDNDDETATLRNYAEGSAIYNLNIANTCGQACHQALAVSAYASEQGYYACQFTGYQDTLLAETGYQVYAGTYIEGAVDFIFGQHARAWFHECDIRVLEGPSSASITANGRSSESDDSYYVIHKSTVAAADGNDVSSGTYYLGRPWSQYARVCFQKTSMTDVINHLGWTEWSTSTPNTENVTFVEYGNTGTGAKGPRANFSSELTEPITISWLLGSDWEDWVDTSYIN; this is translated from the exons ATGGCATGCGGTTCCTATAAGAACGAGGTCTCGCAGCGTTCTCTGGTTCCTCCATCAGCAGCAAAGTTAAAATCGCCGATCAGTCGATCCTTAACAGCAATCATGGTTAAGTCAATTCTTGCATCCGTTCTCTTTGCAGCGACCGCGCTGGCCGCGAGCCGCATGACGGCTCCTTCCGGTGCGATTGTCGTTGCCAAGTCCGGAGGTGACTACGACACG ATCAGCGCTGCCGTTGATGCTCTGAGCACTACTTCGACCGAGACCCAGACCATCTTCATTGAGGAGGGATCCTACGACGAGCAGGTGTACATTCCTGCTCTCAGTGGAAAGCTGATTGTCTACGGTCAGACTGAGGA CACCACTACCTACACTAGCAACCTGGTCAACATCACCCATGCCATCGCGTTGGCCGATGTCGACAATGACGATGAGACTG CAACCCTTCGTAACTACGCTGAGGGCTCGGCCATCTACAACCTTAACATTGCCAACACCTGCGGTCAGGCCTGCCACCAGGCTCTCGCCGTGAGCGCCTATGCCAGCGAGCAGGGATACTACGCCTGCCAGTTCACCGGATACCAGG ACACCCTTCTGGCCGAGACCGGCTACCAGGTTTACGCCGGAACCTACATCGAGGGTGCCGT TGACTTCATCTTCGGACAGCACGCCCGCGCCTGGTTCCACGAGTGCGACATCCGCGTCCTCGAGGGCCCCAGCTCCGCCTCCATCACCGCCAACGGTCGCTCCTCCGAGTCGGACGACTCTTACTACGTGATCCACAAGTCCACcgtcgctgctgctgatggcaACGATGTTTCCTCCGGCACCTACTACCTCG GCCGCCCCTGGTCCCAGTACGCTCGCGTCTGCTTCCAGAAGACCTCCATGACCGATGTGATCAACCACCTCGGCTGGACTGAGTGGTCGACCTCCACTCCCAACACCGAGAACGTCACCTTCGTTGAATACGGCAACACCGGCACTGGCGCCAAGGGTCCCCGTGCTAACTTCTCTTCTGAGCTGACTGAGCCCATCACTATCTCTTGGCTTCTCGGATCTGACTGGGAGGATTGGGTTGATACTAGCTACATCAACTAA
- a CDS encoding fumarylacetoacetate hydrolase family protein (COG:Q;~EggNog:ENOG410PU9T;~InterPro:IPR011234,IPR036663;~PFAM:PF01557;~antiSMASH:Cluster_5.14;~go_function: GO:0003824 - catalytic activity [Evidence IEA]), giving the protein MSWTHLIRFIAVEDSQTHLGQLVDPTRDVGEDSVNGIDIAAYLINGDIFNGRVTSQIMHVKQLLSPLPPSICTYIRCLGLNYTDHAKEANLSLPTAPTIFSKPRTALNGPYPATINVPKCAQDGTSDYEAELCFVIGKTGRDIPESEALDYVLGYTASNDVSARGLQFVTSQWGFSKGLDGSCPIGPVLVSTSAITDPQTLSVQTIHNGVVCQDGHTENMIFSVKKTIAYLSQGTTLEAGTIILTGTPAGIGFFKEPRVVLRDGDDIRVRIGGVGTLINKVRYE; this is encoded by the exons ATGTCCTGGACACACCTCATCCGCTTCATCGCCGTGGAAGACAGCCAAACCCACCTCGGCCAACTCGTCGACCCCACCCGCGATGTCGGCGAAGACAGCGTCAATGGCATCGACATCGCAGCATACCTAATCAACGGCGACATCTTCAATGGCCGCGTAACCAGCCAGATAATGCACGTTAAACAG ctcctctcccccctccccccttccatATGCACCTACATCCGCTGCCTAGGCCTCAACTATACCGACCACGCTAAAGAAGCGAACCTATCTCTCCCCACCGCAccgaccatcttctcgaaGCCCCGGACGGCCCTAAACGGCCCGTACCCGGCCACAATCAACGTCCCGAAATGCGCCCAGGATGGGACAAGCGACTACGAAGCGGAGCTGTGTTTCGTCATCGGAAAGACAGGTCGCGATATCCCTGAGTCAGAGGCACTGGATTACGTCCTGGGGTATACGGCTTCGAATGATGTCTCTGCGCGGGGGTTGCAATTTGTTACCTCTCAGTGGGGGTTCTCGAAGGGGTTGGATGGGAGTTGTCCGATTG GACCTGTTCTGGTCTCCACTTCTGCGATCACTGATCCCCAGACCCTGTCTGTCCAGACTATCCATAACGGTGTAGTATGTCAGGATGGACACACGGAGAATATGATTTTCTcggtgaagaagacgatcgCGTACCTGTCACAAGGTACGACATTGGAGGCCGGGACTATTATTCTTACCGGGACGCCGGCGGGAATTGGCTTCTTTAAAGAGCCGAGGGTGGTGCtcagggatggggatgatatTCGGGTTAGgattgggggtgttggaaCACTGATTAATAAGGTTCGGTATGAGTAG
- a CDS encoding 2,4,5-trihydroxytoluene oxygenase (COG:S;~EggNog:ENOG410PKJ6;~InterPro:IPR004360,IPR037523,IPR029068;~PFAM:PF00903;~antiSMASH:Cluster_5.14): MGSAGEPTVCHGASVPDITTKGSEFESIASWRERVGIDTDAQIRLVKLSHMRYQHPDLDQITVFLKDFGMQIVKQTDDQIWYRGYGPDPYVYYARKGPKQFLGATFEVESYQDLEKALQLPNTSGIKELVDHPGGGHLVSFTDPEGYLVNLIHGQTPREVGEYPERLVVNYEADKPRLRKFHRFNVGPAPVHKLGHFGYCVQNFPTMLDFYTRNFNLVPSDFLYVEKDGQKVNVAVFAHIDRGSDPVDHHSFFMSTNETSHVHHCSFEVHDFDTQQLGHYWLAGKGYKSVWGVGRHILGSQIFDYWWDTTGNMVEHYADGDLVTDETPIGYGPAGDESLAVWGPDVPPTFLK; this comes from the exons ATGGGCAGCGCTGGAGAACCA ACCGTGTGCCATGGCGCATCTGTTCCGGACATAACCACCAAGGGGTCGGAGTTCGAATCCATCGCCTCTTGGAGAGAGCGGGTTGGTATCGACACCGATGCACAGATCCGCCTGGTGAAGCTGTCGCATATGCGGTACCAGCATCCGGATCTGGATCAGATTACTGTTTTCCTAAAGG ACTTTGGCATGCAGATTGTCAAACAAACAGACGATCAGATCTGGTATCGCGGCTATGGACCCGACCCTTATGTTTACTATGCAAGGAAAGGACCTAAGCAATTCCTGGGTGCTACTTTTGAGGTCGAGTCGTATCAGGATTTGGAGAA GGCACTGCAGCTGCCGAACACCAGTGGAATCAAGGAACTGGTCGACCATCCCGGCGGTGGTCACCTGGTCAGCTTCACTGATCCGGAAGGATACCTTGTCAACCTGATCCATGGACAGACACCACGGGAGGTAGGAGAGTATCCAGAAAGGTTGGTTGTCAATTACGAGGCAGACAAACCCCGTCTGCGAAAATTTCACCGATTTAATGTCGGACCGGCACCCGTGCACAAG CTTGGTCACTTTGGATACTGCGTACAGAATTTTCCGACAATGCTCGACTTCTACACCCGGAACTTCAACCTCGTCCCGAGTGACTTCCTCTACGTGGAAAAGGACGGCCAAAAAGTGAACGTAGCAGTCTTTGCCCACATCGATCGGGGAAGCGATCCCGTTGACCACCACTCCTTCTTCATGAGCACGAACGAGACCTCTCATGTGCACCACTGCTCCTTCGAAGTTCACGACTTCGATACCCAGCAATTGGGACACTACTGGCTGGCCGGAAAGGGGTACAAGTCGGTGTGGGGAGTGGGACGGCATATTCTCGGTTCGCAGATCTTCGACTACTGGTGGGACACGACTGGCAACATGGTCGAGCATTATGCAGACGGAGACTTAGTGACTGATGAGACTCCAATCGGGTACGGTCCCGCTGGAGATGAGTCGTTAGCAGTTTGGGGCCCCGATGTGCCGCCTACATTTTTGAAATGA